A portion of the Rhodanobacter sp. AS-Z3 genome contains these proteins:
- a CDS encoding transferrin receptor-like dimerization domain-containing protein, which produces MSVKKFRPLLILTCMLGTCAGATGSDVAADQQAAMLGFTPASAAAQLSLEQRFDAQLSPADQRAWMKQMSSEPNQVGSPHDKANAEFMLKKFRAWGWDARIETFDVLYPTPKKVALELLGPHPFTAKLHEPAVAGDATSGLPGVLPPYNVYGGDGDISAELVYVNHGMPDDYTELARRGIDVRGKIVITRYGGGWRGLKPKLAQEHGAVGCLIYSDPHDDGYARGDTYPEGGWRPADGVQRGSVADMQQYPGDPLTPGIGSTPGAKRLAIKDAKTILKIPVLPISYADATPLLQSLTGPVAPPSWRGSLPLTYHIGPSSAKAHMTVLSDWSRKPVYDVIAMIKGATAPDQWIIRGNHHDGWVFGAWDPLAGNVALLDEAKAIGSLLKQGWRPQRTLVYASWDGEEPGLLGSTEWAETHAKELQAKAVLYINSDTNGRGFLGAGGSHSMQHLVNQVADGVIDPETHVSVGARVRAKMLVDGNDKNGNPEAKESAKLVAGGGDLPIEALGSGSDYSAFLEHLGIASLDLGFGGEDDNNGIYHSRYDSFDHYIRFGDPTFEYGVTLSKVAGHIALRMADANVLPMRFGDFSSTLDRYVGELHTLVDNTRKATDEQHRLLDQHAFALTVDPTRPLAPPARDSDMPAIDLAPLDQAAAKLKQSAEAFQTAYAKRAASGFDLSAAQQLKLNRQMGRMEQALTDAAGLPDRPWFKHFIYAPGMLTGYGVKTVPGVREALEARRWNEANRYAVITAKVIDGYCAQLDQLTAMLNKAS; this is translated from the coding sequence ATGTCTGTGAAGAAATTCCGCCCACTGCTGATCCTGACCTGCATGCTGGGCACGTGTGCTGGCGCCACCGGCAGCGATGTCGCCGCAGACCAGCAGGCCGCCATGCTGGGCTTCACGCCCGCCAGTGCTGCCGCCCAGCTCAGCCTGGAGCAACGCTTCGACGCCCAGCTCAGCCCGGCCGATCAGCGTGCATGGATGAAACAGATGTCGTCCGAGCCGAACCAGGTCGGCTCACCGCACGACAAGGCCAACGCGGAATTCATGCTGAAGAAGTTCCGTGCATGGGGCTGGGATGCACGTATCGAAACGTTCGACGTGCTCTATCCCACGCCGAAAAAGGTCGCACTCGAACTGCTTGGCCCACATCCCTTCACGGCCAAGCTGCATGAGCCTGCAGTCGCCGGCGATGCAACTTCCGGCCTGCCGGGCGTATTGCCGCCGTACAACGTCTACGGCGGCGATGGCGACATCAGCGCCGAGCTGGTCTACGTCAACCACGGCATGCCGGACGACTACACGGAGCTGGCCCGCCGCGGCATCGACGTGCGCGGCAAGATCGTCATCACCCGCTACGGCGGCGGCTGGCGTGGCCTGAAGCCGAAGCTGGCGCAAGAGCACGGCGCAGTCGGCTGCCTGATCTACTCCGACCCGCATGACGACGGATATGCACGGGGCGACACCTACCCCGAGGGCGGCTGGCGTCCGGCGGATGGCGTGCAGCGCGGTTCGGTCGCTGACATGCAGCAATACCCCGGCGACCCGCTCACCCCCGGCATCGGCTCCACTCCCGGGGCGAAGCGACTGGCGATCAAGGATGCAAAAACCATCCTGAAAATCCCGGTGCTACCGATTTCCTACGCCGATGCCACACCGCTGCTGCAATCACTCACCGGCCCCGTGGCTCCGCCGAGCTGGCGCGGTTCGCTGCCGCTGACGTATCACATCGGCCCAAGCTCGGCCAAGGCACACATGACCGTGCTGTCGGACTGGAGCCGCAAGCCGGTTTACGACGTGATTGCGATGATCAAGGGCGCCACCGCGCCGGACCAGTGGATCATCCGCGGCAACCATCACGACGGCTGGGTGTTCGGCGCGTGGGATCCGCTGGCGGGCAACGTCGCCTTGCTGGACGAAGCCAAAGCCATCGGCAGCCTGCTCAAGCAGGGCTGGCGGCCGCAACGCACCCTGGTTTATGCGAGCTGGGATGGCGAGGAACCCGGCCTGCTCGGCTCCACCGAATGGGCCGAAACCCACGCCAAAGAGCTGCAGGCCAAGGCCGTGCTGTACATCAATTCCGATACCAACGGGCGCGGTTTCCTCGGCGCGGGTGGCAGCCATTCGATGCAACATCTGGTCAACCAGGTGGCCGATGGCGTGATCGATCCGGAAACCCACGTCAGCGTCGGCGCGCGCGTGCGCGCCAAAATGCTGGTGGATGGCAATGACAAGAACGGCAACCCTGAAGCCAAGGAGTCTGCCAAGCTTGTCGCGGGCGGCGGTGACCTGCCGATTGAAGCGCTGGGCTCGGGCTCCGACTACAGCGCCTTCCTCGAACATCTGGGCATCGCCTCGCTCGACCTCGGCTTCGGCGGCGAGGACGACAACAACGGCATCTACCACTCACGCTACGACTCGTTTGATCACTACATCCGCTTTGGTGATCCGACCTTCGAATACGGCGTGACTCTGTCCAAAGTCGCAGGCCACATTGCGCTGCGCATGGCCGACGCCAACGTGTTGCCTATGCGCTTCGGCGATTTCAGCAGCACGCTCGACCGCTATGTCGGCGAACTCCACACGCTGGTCGACAACACACGCAAGGCCACCGACGAGCAACACCGTCTGCTGGATCAGCATGCATTCGCGCTCACCGTCGATCCGACCCGCCCCCTGGCACCGCCGGCACGCGACTCGGACATGCCGGCCATTGATCTGGCGCCGCTGGATCAGGCGGCGGCCAAGCTCAAGCAAAGCGCCGAAGCCTTCCAGACCGCCTATGCAAAACGCGCTGCCAGTGGCTTCGATCTGTCCGCCGCTCAACAGTTGAAGTTGAACCGGCAAATGGGCCGCATGGAACAGGCGCTGACGGATGCCGCCGGCCTGCCCGACCGGCCGTGGTTCAAGCACTTCATCTATGCGCCAGGCATGCTCACCGGTTACGGCGTCAAGACGGTGCCCGGCGTGCGCGAAGCACTGGAAGCGCGCCGCTGGAACGAAGCCAACCGCTATGCGGTGATCACCGCGAAGGTGATCGACGGCTACTGCGCGCAACTCGACCAGCTGACGGCCATGTTGAACAAGGCGTCGTAG
- a CDS encoding NADP-dependent oxidoreductase — translation MSHVNRQLRLKSRPEGLVSRDNFDLVEQAVPELKDGEVLIRVLYLSMDPTNRIWMRDIPQYLPPVAIGEVMRALGLGRVVASRSSHYAEGDLVQGVTGWQDYLVLHEDAKGYVRLPADPGIPLPTLLGACGMSGVTAYYGLTDIAPVHAGETLVISAAAGSVGSIAGQIGKIMGARVVGIAGGADKCRYLVDELGFDAAVDYKAEDFKQQLKAATPDGVHVNFENVGGEVMRAVLSRMVIGGRVALCGMISGYNSGERPSDDFSPFIMKRLTLRGFLVLDYTRTKEAVGAIAGWIRAGQLKTEETVAEGLENAPVVLNRLFDGSHRGKLVLRVAAEA, via the coding sequence ATGTCCCACGTCAATCGTCAGTTGCGCCTGAAAAGCCGTCCCGAAGGTCTGGTCTCGCGCGACAACTTCGACCTCGTCGAGCAGGCCGTGCCCGAACTGAAGGACGGCGAGGTGCTGATCCGCGTGCTGTATCTCTCGATGGACCCAACCAACCGCATCTGGATGCGCGACATCCCGCAATACCTGCCGCCGGTGGCGATCGGCGAGGTGATGCGCGCGCTCGGACTGGGTCGCGTGGTGGCCTCGCGCTCCTCGCATTACGCCGAAGGCGATCTGGTCCAGGGTGTCACCGGTTGGCAGGACTATCTGGTGCTGCACGAAGACGCGAAGGGCTACGTGCGCCTGCCCGCCGATCCCGGCATCCCGTTGCCCACCCTGCTCGGCGCCTGCGGCATGAGCGGCGTCACCGCCTACTACGGCCTCACCGACATCGCGCCGGTACATGCCGGCGAAACCCTGGTGATTTCCGCTGCCGCCGGCTCAGTCGGTTCCATCGCCGGCCAGATCGGCAAGATCATGGGCGCGCGCGTGGTCGGCATTGCCGGCGGCGCGGACAAGTGCCGATACCTCGTTGACGAACTCGGCTTCGATGCCGCCGTCGATTACAAGGCCGAAGACTTCAAGCAGCAACTCAAGGCGGCCACCCCCGACGGCGTCCACGTGAATTTCGAAAACGTCGGTGGCGAAGTGATGCGTGCAGTGCTGTCACGCATGGTCATCGGTGGGCGGGTGGCACTGTGCGGCATGATCTCTGGCTACAACAGCGGCGAACGCCCCAGCGACGACTTCAGCCCGTTCATCATGAAGCGCCTCACCCTGCGCGGCTTTCTGGTACTGGACTACACCAGGACAAAAGAAGCCGTGGGCGCCATCGCCGGATGGATTCGCGCGGGCCAACTGAAGACCGAAGAGACGGTGGCCGAAGGTCTGGAAAATGCGCCGGTCGTGCTCAATCGCTTGTTTGACGGAAGTCATCGCGGCAAGTTGGTGCTGCGCGTTGCCGCAGAAGCATGA
- a CDS encoding SDR family oxidoreductase, which yields MSEPSARRVAGKHAFVTGAAGGLGAAIARMLARHGAKVFLTDIDEAGVSIVADEINRERGEQVAWCAAQDVRDEDRWQALLTEAVASMGGLSVLVNNAGIGSLGTVEQIELKEWRRVMSVNVESIMLGCKHALPHLRAQQPASIINISSLAAFKAGPDYTAYNTSKAAVAMLTKSVAIDCTRQKVDVRCNSIHPAFIRTGIVAPFFDALGEEEATRKLTHGIPMRRLGEPDDVAYAVLYLASDESRYVTAAEMVIDGGACAV from the coding sequence ATGAGCGAACCTTCCGCGCGGCGTGTTGCCGGCAAGCACGCCTTCGTCACCGGCGCGGCCGGCGGACTCGGCGCGGCGATCGCACGCATGCTCGCGCGCCACGGCGCGAAGGTGTTTCTGACCGATATCGACGAAGCCGGCGTAAGCATCGTGGCTGACGAGATCAACCGTGAGCGTGGCGAGCAGGTCGCATGGTGCGCCGCCCAGGATGTGCGTGACGAAGATCGCTGGCAGGCGCTGCTCACCGAAGCGGTCGCGTCGATGGGCGGTCTTTCCGTGCTGGTCAACAATGCCGGCATCGGCTCGCTCGGCACGGTCGAGCAGATCGAACTGAAAGAGTGGCGGCGGGTGATGAGCGTCAACGTCGAGAGCATCATGCTTGGCTGCAAACATGCGTTACCGCACCTGCGCGCGCAGCAGCCGGCGTCGATCATCAACATCTCCTCGCTGGCGGCGTTCAAGGCCGGTCCCGACTACACCGCGTACAACACGTCCAAGGCAGCGGTGGCGATGCTGACGAAATCCGTGGCGATCGACTGCACGCGGCAAAAGGTCGACGTGCGCTGCAACTCGATCCATCCGGCCTTCATCCGCACCGGCATCGTGGCACCGTTCTTCGACGCGTTGGGCGAGGAAGAAGCCACCCGCAAACTCACCCACGGCATTCCCATGCGTCGGCTCGGTGAGCCGGACGACGTGGCGTATGCCGTGCTTTACCTGGCCTCCGACGAAAGCCGCTACGTCACCGCCGCCGAAATGGTGATCGACGGTGGCGCCTGCGCCGTATAG
- a CDS encoding SDR family oxidoreductase, which produces MTTTATFDLTGKIAIVTGASRGIGAEIAKLLAAHGAHAIVSSRREADCQLVVDEIIAAGGSAEAFACHIGELAQIETLFAHVTQQHGRLDILVNNAATNPYFGSILDTDPAIFQKTVDVNIRGYFYMSTHGAKLMAASGGGAIVNVASVNGVVPGFQQGIYSITKAAVISMTKAFAVECAAAGVRCNALLPGLTDTKFASVLVNTPAILKQALAHVPMRRVAQPSEMAGAALYLASDASSYTTGAVLNVDGGYLCV; this is translated from the coding sequence ATGACTACCACCGCCACCTTCGACCTCACCGGAAAAATCGCCATCGTCACCGGTGCCAGCCGCGGCATCGGCGCCGAGATCGCCAAGCTGTTGGCGGCGCACGGTGCGCATGCGATCGTCTCCAGCCGGCGTGAGGCCGACTGCCAATTAGTGGTCGACGAGATCATCGCGGCCGGCGGCTCGGCTGAAGCGTTCGCCTGCCATATCGGCGAACTGGCGCAGATCGAGACACTGTTCGCGCACGTGACGCAGCAACACGGGCGGCTCGACATCCTGGTCAACAACGCGGCCACCAACCCGTACTTCGGCAGCATCCTCGACACCGATCCGGCCATCTTCCAGAAGACCGTCGACGTCAACATCCGCGGCTATTTCTACATGTCGACCCACGGCGCCAAGCTGATGGCCGCCAGTGGCGGCGGCGCGATCGTCAATGTGGCTTCGGTCAACGGCGTGGTGCCCGGTTTCCAGCAGGGTATCTACTCGATCACCAAGGCCGCGGTGATCTCGATGACCAAGGCGTTTGCGGTGGAATGCGCGGCGGCCGGCGTGCGTTGCAACGCCTTGTTGCCCGGACTTACCGACACCAAGTTCGCCTCGGTACTGGTGAACACACCGGCGATCCTCAAACAGGCGCTGGCCCACGTGCCGATGCGCCGCGTGGCGCAGCCGTCGGAGATGGCTGGCGCGGCACTTTATCTCGCCTCCGATGCGTCGTCGTATACGACCGGCGCGGTGCTGAACGTCGATGGCGGCTACCTCTGTGTCTGA